CTAAGGATTTATCTGGAGGAATGAAGCAAAGAGTTGCTTTTGCAAGAACTATACTAACTGGTTCAGAGTTGCTTTTATTAGATGAGCCATTTAGTGCTTTGGATTCATTAACAAAAATTTCAATGCAAGAATGGCTATTAGAAGAATGGAGGTATTTTAATAAAACTATATTATTCATTACTCATGATGTTGAAGAAGCTGTTTTTCTTTCTAAAGCTATATTTGTAATTCATGATAGTCCAATAACTCATTTAGAAAAAATTGAAGTGCCTCTTGAATATCCTAGAAACAGAAGCTTCCTGCAAAAAACACAAATTATGCAATTAAAAGAAGACCTTATAGAAAGACTTAGACAGAAGGTGAAATTATGAAGAAAAACCTGCCAGCTATAATAGTAATATTAGTCATTCTTGGAATGTGGCAAGGAATTGCTGTTATCATAAATGCACATTATATATTGCCGTCACCAACACAAATATTAGCAAAGTTATGGTTGCTTAGAGAACCTTTATTTATGGTACATTTACCAGCAACAATGGGAGTAACGATTCTAGGACTGTTTATTTCTGTAATTTTCGGATTGGCTTTGGCTATAGTGATGGATTTGAATGAAAATATAGAAAATGCCTTATATCCAATTATAATAGCATCTCAAACCATACCAACAACAGCTATTGCACCTTTATTTGTACTATGGTTTGGATATAGTATATGGGGAAAAGTTTTGGTAACAATATTAATAACTTTTTTTCCAATAACAATTTCAGTTTATGATGGTTTTAAGTCAACTAAAAGAGAAATGGAAGAATTATTAATAACTTATGGTGCAAGTAAAATGGATATTTTTATAAAGCTAAAAATACCAACAGCGCTTCCAGCCTTCTTTTCTGCAATAAAAATGGCAGTGCCATTAAGTATTATTGGTGCAGCAATAGCTGAATGGCTTGGAGCACAAAGTGGGTTAGGGTATTTTAGCAAAAGAATGATGAGCCAGCTAGACGGTGCAGGTGTTTTTGCACCTATTGTATTGCTTTCAATAGCAGCAATGATTATTGTTGCAATAATTAATATAATTGAAAAAAGAATGACAAAATGGAGAAAGGAGATTTAACAAATGAAAAAAAGAATTTTAGCATTAGTTATGTCATGTTTAACAGCTTTTACAATAGTAGGTTGTAACAAGGCTGAAAATAAACAGGAGGCAGATAAAAATAAACCTCTTGAAGAGGTAAGTGTTGTACTTGATTGGTATCCTAATGCAGTCCATGGATTTATTTATGATGCAATTGAAAAAGGATATTATGAAAAAGAGGGCTTAAAGGTAAATATACAATTTCCTTCAAACACTAATGATGCAATAGCGCTTACAGCAGCAGGAAAAGCTGATCTGGGAATTTATTATTTACAAGATGTTGCAATGGCAAGAGGTAATGAAGGTATTCCAGTAAAGGCAGTAGGGACTATAGTTCAATCACCTTTAAATATAGTACTTTCATTAAAAGACAAGAATATTAAGAGTCCTAAAGATCTTGTTGGCAAGAAAATAGGTTATGCTGGAACAGAACTATCTGAGGCTATTATTGGCACAATGCTTGAAAATGTAGGAGCTAAAAAAGATTCTGCTACTACAGTAGATGTAGGTTTTGATATTATGAATTCAATGACAACAGGAAATGTAGATGCAACTATTGGTGGTTTTATCAATCATGAACTTCCTGCTTTAGAGGAACAAGGGTTTCAAATGAATTATTTTTCACCAGCAGATTATGGTGTGCCAAACTACTATGAATTAGTTTTTGTTGCAGGAGAAAACAACC
The window above is part of the Clostridium saccharoperbutylacetonicum N1-4(HMT) genome. Proteins encoded here:
- a CDS encoding ABC transporter permease is translated as MKKNLPAIIVILVILGMWQGIAVIINAHYILPSPTQILAKLWLLREPLFMVHLPATMGVTILGLFISVIFGLALAIVMDLNENIENALYPIIIASQTIPTTAIAPLFVLWFGYSIWGKVLVTILITFFPITISVYDGFKSTKREMEELLITYGASKMDIFIKLKIPTALPAFFSAIKMAVPLSIIGAAIAEWLGAQSGLGYFSKRMMSQLDGAGVFAPIVLLSIAAMIIVAIINIIEKRMTKWRKEI
- a CDS encoding ABC transporter substrate-binding protein; this translates as MKKRILALVMSCLTAFTIVGCNKAENKQEADKNKPLEEVSVVLDWYPNAVHGFIYDAIEKGYYEKEGLKVNIQFPSNTNDAIALTAAGKADLGIYYLQDVAMARGNEGIPVKAVGTIVQSPLNIVLSLKDKNIKSPKDLVGKKIGYAGTELSEAIIGTMLENVGAKKDSATTVDVGFDIMNSMTTGNVDATIGGFINHELPALEEQGFQMNYFSPADYGVPNYYELVFVAGENNLDKNSDKIKRFLKASRKGFEDMKANPDEVLKLLMKNQNAENFPLSENVEKKSFKTLIPVMETKDAKFLSQDTKVWQDNIDWLTKKGLLKKTFNASDVVENLE